The sequence AAAGTGATGATGTAGTTACAACACATATTAACTTTCCCCGGTGCAAAGCTTCTAGTTAGATAGTTGTAATCTGGTGATTGCGAAGAATTTAATTGCAAGTCCTCATGAATATCGAACAAGAATACATTGACCGTAGGGACGGTAATATTTTTAAATTTGCTTTTCTCGGGGGCGCCAAAAATAATTTCGACACCTTCGCTCCCCGAGTCTGCAGGCAAGTATTCCCTGAGGATGCCCAATATCTCTTTATTAACTTCAATAATATTTTGATTTACTGCTGGTTGTACCATCAGTGCTCTCCTCTCTTTGGTGTTTACAGCGCAATGCGGCCAATCTTAGATAATTCACGCTGCGTGGCTCGATGAATGTGATGTTCGCAAATATATGGCGTATCTGCATCTGCCGCAAAATAGGCAGCTAGCAGGGCTATATTGCGAATATTGGCACCGGTTAACCGGGTACGGGCCGCAATGGCATGCAAGTCAATCTTTGGATCAAGCTGACACCCCTCAGGCCATACACTTTGCCAAAGCGCCTCTCGAGTATTGGTATCGGGCGCGTTAAAGCGGGTAATGAAGGTAAAACGCCGACTGAACGCCTCATCGAGATGGTTGCGGTTATTGGTTGCTAGGATCACTAAACCAGGATAGCGCTCCAACCTTTGCAATAGATAAGCCACATCAATGTTGGCGTTCCTATCCTTTGAATCACTCACTTCAGAACGTTTACCAAAGAGCGCATCGGCCTCATCAAAAAATAATACCCCAGCATCGGCTTCGGCCAAATCGAAGATCCGCGCCAGGTGTTTGGCAGTTTCTCCGATGTATTTATCCACCACATTGGCTAAATCGACTTTGATCAAATCCACACCAAGCAGACCAGCAACCACTTCTGCCGCCATGGTTTTTCCCAGACCAGAATCACCGTGAAACAGCGCACTGACGCCTGTACCATAACCCACTTTTTTAGCGAAGCCTGACTCCAACACTTTATCTCGCTGGCTGGTCGCCGCCAGTAACTCTTGCAGCTGCTCTTTTAGCTCATCAGCCACAATCAATTCTTCAAAAGATCGCATAGGTTCGATCCGCTGCGCCAATTTACCGAAGTTTTTTTGTGAATGAAGCCTAAAAGCCTGATTTAAATCTTCGCTGCTCACCATACTATTTGGCTCTCTCAAAGAGCGATAACACCTTGCTTCTTGCAGTATGTGTGGCAAAGAGGCGTGATTAAAAGAAAAGCGACGACACACGTGGCTAATATCAGTTGGCGCATACTCCCCCGCAGTCAAAGATTGTTGTAACAGTAACTGCTTTTCCAGATAAGAAAGGATCGGCATCGTGAGCGCAATTTGTGGCATATGCGGTATTACCACCCGAGCGCAATCTTGCTCACACAATCCGACAATACGAACATGAGACTGATGAACCATGTCTGCCCAGTCACTCAGTAGCGTTTTTCTTGAATCGGCAAATTCATCCCAGCCACGTACCACCAAAATGGCGCCTCGCATCCTGACTTCACGCAATGCTTGATTTAATGTTGTCTTAGCGTCATGCCTAGATTCTGGTAGCTTAGTCACATCCAGCTCCAGCAGCATGATGTTTTGCGCAGATGCAGCAGCGTTCACCGCCTCAAGGCGACCACTGCCCTGCGCCCCTTTTAACAACACGATAGGCAATAAATTATCCTGTTGATTATATAGCTGAGCTTGTAATCCATCACGCACATTGCTGGGGCACAAGCCTTGATTTGAGTTCATCGGATGCCACTTGGCACAATCCGCGAGCAAAGGTGTTAAAGAAGCATGTCCAACCAAATAATGAAAGACTTCAGTTGTGGTTTGAAATAAGGACTGTGCCCAACCTTCACCTTTTTGCTTATTACTCTTGTAAACCTTGATGAGCTCATGGCGCAATAAGGTTGAATCGGGTAAAAAATCCCCTTGTCGCGTTAACAGTTCATCTGCCGCGGCACCAAACAGGTGTAACGCCAGCTCAATGGATGGGTTATTTCTATCCTCAAAATGTTGCAGGGCAGCAAATAATGCATGGTAGCGACTATCCAAGTGCGTCAATAGCCCAAGTAGCAGAATATTAACTTCTGAGTCCGTGAGTTTAAAGCGCTCTATCAGAGTCGATAATCGACCTTGAGAAGAGTTGATTGAAAGCTCACTGACTGGCATAAACGAGGATGTCTGCATCCAGTGTGGCATGCCTTTAGGCTGTGCAGTGTGGTGTAGAATATCCTCCTCATCCAATAGAAATTCTTCAAGTACGTGTTGCTTAAGTGCTGGCCGACGTTGCTGCGTATACTGTTGCAGGCGCAGATCAATCTGCTCAATCGCACTGAATAGATCATGATGGTCGTCAACGGATCCTGAGGGCGAGATTAGATTTATCATATAAGTGTCTCGAAGGTGTAAATTGAGGCACGCTCAACAGCGTGGCTCAGGGTTGGCAATGATGTGGTTTAACAGGGTTAAGATGAAGATAAACAGGTGTTATAGCGGCTCATCCCATAACACCTTAATTGGCTGCTCTAGCCAAGGCAGGGCGATCATATTCACAGGCCAGGGCCAGTCGTTAAGTAACACATCAAAGCTCGCAGGAGCGATATGTAGCACAGGCTCAGCATCATCAGCAGATAACCAACCGGGACGTTGCAAAAACCATTGCTGAATATCCCCAGCAGAGAGCTTTTGCCATGTTCCTTGCAAGGCCTTTGGCAAATTGTCCAACCAACTTGTTAAGAATGCTTGTGTCGCCTCGTTCAATACTACAGGCTCAGACGTCGCCTCTTGCGTCAGTCCACACAACAGTAAAACAAGTGGTGAATTGATATTTTGTTCGTCATCTTGCCAAGACTGAGTGAACCAAGTTAAACAAGACGCCGCTTGCAACTGCATGTCACGACTCAAAAATTTATTATCCTGGGTTAACTGTAACTGACGAAACACACTGGGTAAAAAAGGCCACAACAAACTTAAGCCTGCTGCAGGAATGTGGATCCATGAGCGGTCATTGTCCATCCCTTTATTGCGCAAGGCAATCCGTGGTGCAGATGCAGACTCCTGTGCCCCCCCGCTATTGTGCAAGGCAATCTGTGGTGCAGATGCAGACTCCTGTGCTGCCCCCCTATTATGCAAGGTAATTTGTGGTGCTGATGCAGACTCCAGTGCTATCCCCCTATTGTGCAAGGTAATTTGTGGTGCTGAAAGCGGCGATTGCCCCTTCTCACGAACCGGACCATATTCAGTATTAACTATCGGCCGATCCACAACACCTATCTGCTCCGATGCAGACCCCTTATTGAGCAAGGTAATTTCTGATGCACAAAGCGGCGATTGCCCCTTCTCACGAACCGGACCATATTCAGTGTTAACTATCGGCCGATCCACAATATCTATCAGCTCCAATGCAGACTCCTGTACTATCCCTTTATTGAGCCAGTTATTGAGCAAGGTAATTTGTGATGCACAAAGCTGCGACTGTACGCGCTTACGCAGCTTTTCATCTCGCCAAAGTACCGTTAATCCATTAGCCTTAACGCTCATGTTTTCCTTGGCAGATAATACCTCCTTAAACAATTTAATTAGCACTTGCTGTTCATATACCGTGTTAACTGTCGGTCGAACAATCGGCTGATGAGGTAGCAGAGTGAATTCAGGATGTACCAGACTGTAGTACAATGCACAAAGTTGCAGTGTAGCAGGGGTTAGGCTGCCTTTCACAACCAATAACGGCACCCACTCTTGGCACAGTTCCTTAAACTTTGAGGCAGGCAGACTACGATGTAATTGCCTTGCCCCACTGTATTCGAGGCAAGCCTGTGCCAGTTTTCCTAGCGCCAATTGAGGTCTTACGCCTAACAGCTCAACAAAGGTTTTATCTATCACGCTAGTAGAGGAAACCGCTCCCGCTGTCAGTAAGCTAAGCTGCTCATCGGTATTGGCAACAGGTTTCCCCGCAGAGTCATGGTCCGTATCTAGCTCTGACAGTAATCGCTTAAGCTCACGCTCCAGCAGTATCTCCAACCTTTGACAAAAATGATGCTCGAAAGCATAAGCGGATAACTCCCCTAAATCGATAACCAGAGGTTTAAGCAGGCAAAACATTTGACCGCCAGCACCGAGCCGCGACAATACGCGATCGAGCCGTTTTTTTAGCTCAGTATGAAACAGCTGGCTGCAACGCTGACTAAAATATTCGCCATGGTTGGCCGCTAGAGAAAGGGAGATGCGCAGTTTGTCTATTCGGTGAGTGGATACCGGTAAAGTATCGGCCATGTAACACTCCTGATTGACTAACTATTGGACAGTGTAGCTGTACGATGAGGCCCTGAGCCTTTATCAGCGATAAGGCTGAGGCCTTTAGACATTTTCAGCCGTCCGAACCTGCCCAGCTAGGATAATTAAATTATTGAAGTCTTCTGCTTTCGGCACCATACCAGTTTTGAAGCTTTGAGCTAAGTTGCATGGGATAATACCCCTATCTTGCTTAGGTTGCTTACTTGTATCATTGTTCACATTTACTCTTTTAAAATTGAGTGAATAAGCCTGCATAGAGATTCATCCCCATACAGGGCAGTAAGTTTGAATATGTCACTGATACTTATTTTGTCTAAGGTACTGCTTCCTCTGGGTTGACCTGGAAAATAGCGCGTTCGTAGATGTAATTTTGACGAGTCGCATCATCAATTGTTGCCAGGTCGTTGAGCTGCTCCTCATTCACAATAAATGAATAGCCGATCCCATGCAGATTCGACGGCTTACGGCCCAGGGTCAGGAAATTAAGCACGGTATAAGAATCAACTCCCATCTTGCAGCCATCGTCTACCCAAGGATCTAGTTGCTGAGAGAAGGAATCGAAATCGTCTTGATCCATCCACTGGAGCAAGGCCTGACAATGATGTGGTAAGTCGGAGCGCAGAATGTCTTTGATCCACTGTTCAACCTCTAACCACTGTTCAGGCTTAGCTAAAGCCTGTTTATTAAGGACAATACTCAGCATAAAGGAAAATCGATCTATCGGATCATCTGAATCTAGATACCAGAAATAGGAGTCCTTGATGACCGTACCATCTGTTATGAGATCCCCGGCGGAGTTTTTCAATGTCACTGTGTGGTTATATCTATCTATGCTTTCGATAGTATATTTTTCTCCAGCCACATCCCGTGTATCTGCTGTCACCGTATCTTGAGCTACTACAAGGATGTTACCCTCTTTGGCAAGCACCGGAAAAGGCTTAAGCGTAAACTTTTGTCCATTCTCACGGAAAGTATCATCGACAACGGCCATAATATTAAAGGCTATATCCGCAATAAAGCGGTCCGAGGCGATAATGTTGACTTCCGTGCCCTCCGCAACAATATCTTCCAAGTGGTTAACTAAAGGGGTTGAGGCTATCTTGATAAAGATAGCCTCAGGTGTAACTTGGTCAACCAGCAAGCACTCAATCGGGAAATAATTTTCTCCTTCCCCAAGTCGTTTGTTAGGAGCTGTCAGGAACTTCAGTGTCACTAACATCCCGGCTCGATACTGATTATTCGAGTTATTCAAGGATAGTTTAAGACGTTCTTTATCCCCGTCGACTTCCCTAGCAGTCACACTAGCCAGGTCAAAACTAGTTACACTAGGAGAGAGTGGCATTGCTCGCCGCGTCTCGACAACACGAATCAACCCAGAGTCAATCCCAATTTTGCCAGCAATGCGTTGAGTGATGTTGTCGTAGCCAGCCCTGTGATATTGATCATAGGGTAAATGTGCCAACTGCTCGCGCTGGCTTTTGATATAATCCTCTCGCAATTTTGAAAACACATTTTGACCGACCGTCTCATTAAAATAACCAGTCAGATATTGTAAACTCGCCAGTGTTTGCCCGTAGTCTTCACTGTGAGCTTTACGGAAAGAGTTAAGTCCCCGTTTATACCCTTCATGAACCGTATCCGATACACTGCCGTCATTAAAGGGCCACTGTGTATCCTCCAAGTTAATACTCTTGCCCAGCGCCGTTTGGTCAAACGACAACAGCCGGGGGATCTGTTCCAATTGCTGGTACTCATTGGCAAGCACTTGCTCGATTGGCAATAAGAACTGATGCAGTTTTGTTGGAGAATCTTTAGGAGTCACGGGCTGCAACAAGTTATAACAAGCGGGGACCACCTCGGTCACAGACCCATACTCAGCCACATTGTTATACTGCCCCACAAAGCTGACTATATCGCTATTATCAATCAGTTTTTTTGGGGGGATCCAAGCTGCTATATTACCAAAGTCTTTCGATAATTCATCCTGACTCTTTGTTTTTAGGCTGACATTAGCAAGAATACTGTCAACTGTATGACCAAAAGACAGGTACATGTTTGGATCTACTTCAACGGTCAGGTCTGTAGGGCCAGTAATAATCTTGCTGACGCCAGATATCGCCTGTAGCTTAGCAAGTAATTGGCTGTATTTAAATGTGACTGCTTGGGTGTAATTCCTAGCAGGTATCAATTCAGGAAGCCAACCGTGCCTTAAAAATGGGCCATTAAATATGTCCTCATTGGCTAAACCTTGCATGTTAAGATCTTGCGTCGAATAACGCTCGATAGGTGAGCAAGCAAAATCTTTGATGGTTCGATAAACCTCAGCATAAATCTTGGCGCAGGAATCCAGATCAGTTGCGCTAATATTGCCTTCAACTTCAATCTCGAGTATCAAGTCTTTCTCTGAAACACCGAGCCAGTTAATATCAGTGAATTTTTCACCTATATTTTCTATCTTCGATAGATATGCTGGGAGCAGACGTTTAGCAGTGTTAAGAAGAGTATAATTCTGCTGCAATTCC is a genomic window of Shewanella psychrophila containing:
- a CDS encoding ATP-binding protein, which codes for MINLISPSGSVDDHHDLFSAIEQIDLRLQQYTQQRRPALKQHVLEEFLLDEEDILHHTAQPKGMPHWMQTSSFMPVSELSINSSQGRLSTLIERFKLTDSEVNILLLGLLTHLDSRYHALFAALQHFEDRNNPSIELALHLFGAAADELLTRQGDFLPDSTLLRHELIKVYKSNKQKGEGWAQSLFQTTTEVFHYLVGHASLTPLLADCAKWHPMNSNQGLCPSNVRDGLQAQLYNQQDNLLPIVLLKGAQGSGRLEAVNAAASAQNIMLLELDVTKLPESRHDAKTTLNQALREVRMRGAILVVRGWDEFADSRKTLLSDWADMVHQSHVRIVGLCEQDCARVVIPHMPQIALTMPILSYLEKQLLLQQSLTAGEYAPTDISHVCRRFSFNHASLPHILQEARCYRSLREPNSMVSSEDLNQAFRLHSQKNFGKLAQRIEPMRSFEELIVADELKEQLQELLAATSQRDKVLESGFAKKVGYGTGVSALFHGDSGLGKTMAAEVVAGLLGVDLIKVDLANVVDKYIGETAKHLARIFDLAEADAGVLFFDEADALFGKRSEVSDSKDRNANIDVAYLLQRLERYPGLVILATNNRNHLDEAFSRRFTFITRFNAPDTNTREALWQSVWPEGCQLDPKIDLHAIAARTRLTGANIRNIALLAAYFAADADTPYICEHHIHRATQRELSKIGRIAL
- a CDS encoding contractile injection system tape measure protein gives rise to the protein MADTLPVSTHRIDKLRISLSLAANHGEYFSQRCSQLFHTELKKRLDRVLSRLGAGGQMFCLLKPLVIDLGELSAYAFEHHFCQRLEILLERELKRLLSELDTDHDSAGKPVANTDEQLSLLTAGAVSSTSVIDKTFVELLGVRPQLALGKLAQACLEYSGARQLHRSLPASKFKELCQEWVPLLVVKGSLTPATLQLCALYYSLVHPEFTLLPHQPIVRPTVNTVYEQQVLIKLFKEVLSAKENMSVKANGLTVLWRDEKLRKRVQSQLCASQITLLNNWLNKGIVQESALELIDIVDRPIVNTEYGPVREKGQSPLCASEITLLNKGSASEQIGVVDRPIVNTEYGPVREKGQSPLSAPQITLHNRGIALESASAPQITLHNRGAAQESASAPQIALHNSGGAQESASAPRIALRNKGMDNDRSWIHIPAAGLSLLWPFLPSVFRQLQLTQDNKFLSRDMQLQAASCLTWFTQSWQDDEQNINSPLVLLLCGLTQEATSEPVVLNEATQAFLTSWLDNLPKALQGTWQKLSAGDIQQWFLQRPGWLSADDAEPVLHIAPASFDVLLNDWPWPVNMIALPWLEQPIKVLWDEPL